In Pseudoalteromonas sp. NC201, a single window of DNA contains:
- a CDS encoding Fur family transcriptional regulator produces MDYVVIAVNKTQRNFILKQAQAKCQSLGLRLTEKRQSVLEILLQTVEPLSAYELTDKYNKSTNSPILAMSVYRILEFLESVNLAHRIHSANKYIACKSLDGACHHHLSVILVCRSCHQIEEIDSVQEAAKHLFKAVESTGFSAANARLELPGLCNLCKAKLDK; encoded by the coding sequence GTGGATTATGTCGTCATTGCCGTGAACAAAACTCAACGAAACTTTATTCTCAAACAGGCTCAAGCAAAATGCCAATCGTTAGGGCTGCGTTTAACTGAAAAACGACAGAGCGTGCTAGAAATATTATTGCAAACAGTCGAGCCGCTATCAGCTTATGAACTTACTGACAAATACAATAAAAGCACCAACTCTCCTATTCTAGCAATGTCCGTGTACCGCATTCTTGAATTCTTAGAGTCAGTCAATCTGGCACACCGGATCCATTCTGCAAATAAATATATAGCCTGTAAGAGTCTAGATGGTGCGTGCCATCACCATCTATCCGTGATCTTGGTCTGCAGATCCTGCCATCAAATAGAAGAAATAGATTCTGTTCAAGAGGCTGCCAAGCATCTATTTAAAGCGGTAGAAAGCACTGGATTTTCAGCTGCAAATGCACGCTTAGAGTTGCCTGGCTTATGTAACCTTTGCAAAGCCAAACTTGACAAATAG
- a CDS encoding TonB-dependent receptor: MSKLSTIPLLVAALLPPSLVAKSIEGTVVNKAGKGIANASIEVEGTDIRVLTDNNGHFQISGVGLGNKQIHVRAPGFAHLHKALTLDQGGVKNAMLMLNRSPIEVIDIVATPVHMSAMESAVPVSVLAGETLRRQQTATLGDSLEKLPGVNTNFHAKVASTPIIRGLSGPRVLVTQNGLDVSDVSRVGPDHSVASEASTAQQIEVLRGPATLFYGSGAIGGVVNVVDTRVPTDNATRGEWNLESNSVDDQNTASFNATSGIGSVALYVDAFWRESNDYEVPVPAEIHEHSERNNSGEHHYKVANSAEESNGFTVGSSYLFDQGYVGVAVEKFNRKYGIPGHTHGDEEAYHEAEEQVFADLAQTKVQLLSEYKFNKGWLDKVNVRAGFTEYEHAEVEHGMVGTTFKNDTNELKVDLLHQPLSAWTGGVSLHYKHSDVEAQGSEAFTPPSDTQTLAIGVMEERRFGDFLVQLGGRIEQVEITASNVPLPSIDAHSHDTEMHDHIGHDSEATKVYAVEHQFTPVSLSSGLVWDFAQNYNLGLSVSHSERAPSSSELFSFGPHIGTGTYEVGALFKMDEHGHFELDEQGIALEKSHNIDITLRKTQGDIGFIFNAFYNQVDNYYYQIETGLYAESGDSHDHNHEHEHDHASELPIYLFKTDDVVLHGFEAQVAWQLTDELKVDVFSDFVRARLEEGGDLPRTPPLRFGSQLSYQTDNLSAHIHITRYQEQDRIAPEETATDGYTLVDASISYDLSVLNQDLSIHLRGSNLTDTEARVHSSFLKDIGPRPGRSFALGIRGYF, from the coding sequence ATGTCTAAACTATCAACAATACCCTTGCTCGTTGCTGCACTGTTACCACCAAGTCTTGTAGCAAAGTCTATAGAAGGTACAGTCGTCAATAAAGCTGGTAAAGGGATTGCAAATGCATCAATTGAGGTCGAAGGAACTGATATTCGCGTACTCACAGATAACAATGGTCATTTTCAAATTTCGGGCGTTGGGCTTGGAAATAAACAAATCCATGTAAGAGCGCCTGGTTTTGCTCATCTGCATAAGGCGCTCACTCTGGATCAAGGTGGCGTTAAAAACGCAATGCTAATGTTAAATCGTTCTCCAATAGAAGTTATAGATATTGTTGCTACCCCTGTACATATGTCGGCGATGGAATCTGCGGTTCCAGTTAGTGTTTTGGCAGGTGAAACATTGCGTAGACAGCAAACTGCTACACTAGGGGATAGTTTAGAAAAATTGCCTGGCGTCAACACAAATTTCCACGCCAAAGTAGCGAGTACACCAATTATTCGAGGTTTGAGTGGCCCGCGAGTGTTGGTGACGCAAAATGGATTAGATGTCAGCGATGTATCTAGAGTTGGTCCTGATCACTCAGTCGCCTCTGAAGCCTCAACGGCTCAACAAATCGAGGTGTTGCGGGGACCTGCAACTCTTTTTTATGGTAGTGGTGCGATTGGGGGAGTGGTTAACGTCGTCGATACAAGAGTTCCAACCGATAATGCAACTCGCGGAGAATGGAATCTGGAAAGTAACTCTGTTGATGACCAAAATACAGCCTCGTTTAATGCGACATCGGGTATTGGTTCTGTGGCTTTATATGTTGATGCATTCTGGCGAGAATCTAATGATTACGAAGTACCTGTTCCTGCTGAAATTCATGAGCATAGTGAAAGGAATAACAGTGGTGAACATCACTATAAAGTAGCAAATAGTGCTGAAGAGTCTAATGGTTTTACGGTTGGCTCAAGTTACTTATTTGACCAAGGTTATGTCGGTGTGGCTGTTGAGAAATTTAACCGCAAATACGGCATTCCGGGACATACGCATGGCGATGAAGAAGCATATCATGAGGCTGAAGAGCAGGTTTTTGCGGACTTAGCACAAACAAAAGTGCAACTATTAAGCGAGTACAAGTTTAACAAAGGTTGGCTTGATAAAGTGAATGTGCGTGCTGGTTTTACAGAGTATGAACATGCTGAAGTTGAGCACGGCATGGTTGGAACAACATTTAAGAATGATACCAATGAGTTAAAAGTTGATTTACTACATCAGCCTCTGTCCGCTTGGACTGGTGGCGTAAGCTTACATTACAAACATAGTGATGTTGAGGCTCAAGGTAGTGAGGCGTTTACGCCGCCATCTGATACCCAAACACTTGCGATAGGGGTAATGGAGGAAAGGCGGTTTGGTGATTTTTTAGTGCAGTTAGGTGGTCGTATTGAGCAAGTGGAGATCACCGCAAGTAATGTGCCTTTACCGAGTATTGATGCCCACTCGCACGATACTGAAATGCATGACCACATCGGTCACGATTCAGAAGCAACAAAGGTATATGCGGTTGAGCATCAGTTTACCCCTGTCAGTTTATCTTCGGGTCTTGTATGGGACTTTGCGCAAAATTATAACCTTGGGTTATCTGTTTCACACTCTGAACGAGCTCCTTCTTCATCGGAGTTATTTTCCTTTGGTCCTCACATAGGAACTGGCACTTACGAGGTAGGAGCGTTGTTCAAAATGGATGAGCACGGTCATTTTGAACTCGATGAGCAAGGCATAGCGCTAGAAAAGTCGCACAATATTGATATTACACTTCGAAAAACCCAAGGCGATATAGGCTTTATTTTTAATGCTTTTTACAACCAAGTAGATAACTACTACTATCAAATAGAAACTGGGTTGTACGCCGAGAGCGGCGATAGTCACGACCACAATCATGAACATGAGCACGATCATGCTTCCGAATTACCTATTTATTTATTCAAGACAGATGATGTGGTTTTGCACGGTTTTGAAGCGCAAGTTGCTTGGCAATTGACCGACGAGTTGAAAGTTGATGTTTTCTCTGACTTTGTGCGTGCCAGATTAGAAGAAGGCGGCGATTTACCTCGTACACCACCTCTGCGCTTTGGGTCGCAGTTAAGCTATCAGACGGATAATCTCAGTGCACATATCCACATTACTCGATATCAAGAGCAGGACCGGATTGCACCAGAAGAAACCGCGACC